In Cupriavidus basilensis, one genomic interval encodes:
- a CDS encoding 3-hydroxyacyl-CoA dehydrogenase/enoyl-CoA hydratase family protein, whose product MSNFIVKKVAVLGAGVMGAQIAAHLVNARVPVVLFDLPAKEGPKNGISLRAIENLKKLSPAPLGIKDEAGLIQTANYEDDLALLKECDVVIEAIAERMDWKHDLYKKVAPHLASHAIFATNTSGLSITALSDGFDADLKSRFCGVHFFNPPRYMHLVELIPTATTQPAILDRLETFLTSTLGKGVVRAKDTPNFIANRVGIFSILAVFAEAEKYGIPFDVVDDLTGAKLGRAKSATFRTADVVGLDTMAHVIKTMQDTLLDDPFAPVYKTPAVLKGLVDAGALGQKTGAGFYKKEGKAIKVLDPKTGQYVDSGKKADEIVVRMLKKEPAERIKLLRESTNPQAQFLWAVFRDVFHYIGVYLEQIAGSAADIDLAIRWGFGWNSGPFEDWQSAGWKQVAEWVKEDIEAGKGLANVALPAWVFEGPVAENQGVHGAQGSWSPATQAFVQRNALPVYERQVFRAAVKGTAATDPRKAGRTVEENDAVRIWVSEGQDDVLVVSFKSKMNTIGPDVIDGLTRAIDLAEAEYKGLVVWQPTSLQLGAPGGPFSAGANLEAAMPAFMMGGAKGIEPFVKKFQDGMMRVKYSAVPVVAAASGIALGGGCELMLHSAKRVAALETYIGLVEVGVGLVPAGGGLKEAALAAARAAQAAGSTNYLQFLTNRFQAAAMAKVSASALDAQKMGYLQPSDTIVFNVHELLYVAQNEVRALSNAGYRAPVPGTLVPVAGRSGIATIKASLANMRDGGFISAHDFLIASRIAEAVCGGDVEAGSLVSEEWLLALERKAFVDLLGTGKTQERIMGMLQTGKPVRN is encoded by the coding sequence ATGTCCAATTTCATCGTCAAGAAGGTCGCCGTGCTAGGTGCCGGCGTCATGGGGGCGCAGATCGCCGCCCATCTCGTCAACGCCCGCGTGCCCGTGGTGCTGTTCGACCTGCCGGCCAAGGAAGGCCCCAAGAACGGCATCTCGCTGCGAGCCATCGAGAACCTGAAGAAACTCTCGCCGGCACCGCTGGGCATCAAGGACGAAGCCGGCCTGATCCAGACCGCCAACTACGAGGACGACCTCGCGCTGCTCAAGGAGTGCGACGTGGTGATCGAGGCCATCGCCGAGCGCATGGACTGGAAGCACGACCTGTACAAGAAGGTCGCGCCGCACCTGGCATCGCACGCGATCTTCGCCACCAACACCTCGGGCCTGTCGATCACCGCGCTGTCCGATGGTTTCGACGCGGACCTGAAGTCGCGCTTTTGCGGCGTGCACTTCTTCAACCCGCCGCGCTACATGCACCTGGTGGAACTGATCCCGACCGCCACCACGCAGCCCGCGATCCTGGACCGCCTGGAAACCTTCCTGACCTCCACGCTCGGCAAGGGCGTGGTGCGCGCCAAGGACACACCGAACTTCATCGCCAACCGCGTTGGCATCTTCTCGATCCTGGCGGTGTTCGCGGAAGCCGAGAAGTACGGCATCCCCTTTGACGTGGTCGACGACCTGACCGGCGCCAAGCTGGGCCGCGCCAAGTCCGCCACCTTCCGCACTGCCGACGTGGTGGGCCTGGACACCATGGCCCACGTGATCAAGACCATGCAGGACACCCTGCTGGATGATCCGTTTGCGCCTGTGTACAAGACGCCCGCCGTGCTCAAGGGGCTGGTGGACGCGGGCGCATTGGGCCAGAAGACCGGCGCCGGCTTCTACAAGAAGGAAGGCAAGGCCATCAAGGTGCTGGACCCCAAGACGGGCCAATACGTCGACTCGGGCAAGAAGGCCGACGAGATCGTGGTGCGCATGCTGAAGAAGGAGCCGGCCGAGCGCATCAAGCTGCTGCGCGAATCCACCAACCCGCAGGCGCAATTCCTGTGGGCGGTGTTTCGCGACGTGTTCCACTACATCGGCGTCTACCTGGAGCAGATCGCCGGCTCCGCCGCCGATATCGACCTGGCGATCCGCTGGGGCTTCGGCTGGAACTCCGGCCCCTTCGAGGACTGGCAATCGGCCGGCTGGAAGCAGGTGGCCGAGTGGGTGAAGGAAGACATCGAAGCCGGCAAGGGCCTGGCCAACGTGGCGCTGCCCGCATGGGTCTTCGAAGGCCCGGTGGCCGAGAACCAGGGCGTGCATGGCGCGCAGGGTTCGTGGTCGCCCGCCACGCAAGCCTTCGTGCAGCGCAATGCGTTGCCGGTGTACGAGCGCCAGGTGTTCCGCGCCGCGGTCAAGGGCACCGCAGCAACCGATCCGCGCAAGGCTGGCCGCACCGTGGAAGAAAACGATGCGGTACGCATCTGGGTGAGCGAGGGCCAGGACGATGTGCTGGTGGTTTCGTTCAAGAGCAAGATGAACACCATCGGCCCGGACGTGATCGATGGCCTGACGCGCGCCATCGACCTGGCGGAAGCCGAGTACAAGGGCCTGGTCGTGTGGCAGCCGACGTCGCTGCAACTGGGCGCGCCGGGCGGCCCGTTCTCCGCGGGCGCCAACCTGGAAGCCGCGATGCCGGCCTTCATGATGGGCGGCGCCAAGGGCATCGAGCCCTTCGTCAAGAAATTCCAGGACGGCATGATGCGGGTGAAGTATTCCGCAGTGCCAGTGGTGGCGGCGGCATCCGGCATCGCGCTGGGCGGCGGCTGTGAGCTGATGCTGCATTCGGCCAAGCGCGTGGCCGCGCTGGAAACCTATATCGGCCTGGTGGAAGTGGGCGTGGGCCTGGTGCCGGCCGGTGGCGGGCTGAAGGAAGCGGCCCTGGCGGCTGCACGCGCGGCACAAGCCGCTGGCAGCACCAACTACCTGCAGTTCCTCACCAACCGCTTCCAGGCAGCCGCCATGGCGAAGGTTTCGGCTTCGGCGCTGGACGCGCAGAAGATGGGCTACCTGCAGCCGTCGGACACCATCGTGTTCAACGTGCATGAGCTGCTCTACGTGGCGCAGAACGAAGTGCGCGCGCTGTCCAACGCTGGCTACCGCGCCCCGGTACCGGGCACGCTGGTGCCGGTGGCGGGCCGCTCGGGCATTGCCACCATCAAGGCGTCGCTGGCCAATATGCGCGACGGCGGCTTCATCTCCGCGCACGACTTCCTGATTGCCAGCCGCATTGCCGAGGCAGTGTGCGGCGGCGACGTGGAAGCCGGCTCGCTGGTCAGCGAGGAATGGCTGCTGGCGCTGGAACGCAAGGCCTTTGTCGACCTGCTCGGCACGGGCAAGACCCAGGAACGCATCATGGGCATGCTGCAGACCGGCAAGCCGGTGCGCAACTAA